The Henckelia pumila isolate YLH828 chromosome 2, ASM3356847v2, whole genome shotgun sequence genome includes a window with the following:
- the LOC140881783 gene encoding protein PHOSPHATE STARVATION RESPONSE 1-like isoform X2, whose protein sequence is MPKLSMEAKPALSIQRSSASQLGTFGTSGAVPPSFPFLPTSLEGTYPKCSDSLRVSLERESMQHPSSVVSPSSSSSGAVGHIFSSSLGFSTDLQFSSQQLEGRHPRQPPFISQSTSSGKSVILPYSVGSEALQSSASSDCNNQNNESWCTDSLPEFLDFPATVQSCPLDGSDSGIISIQSEDFSKQNDWQDWADQIIIDNEDLTSDLNELLADANVAEPEQKMSQDLINYSIHQPHASQQLSVTPGETCATAGQSPSSNAAPAKQRMRWTPELHEAFVEAVNKLGGSERATPKGVLKLMRVEGLTIYHVKSHLQKYRTARYKPESGEESSEKKLATIEELPSLDLKTGIEITEALRLQMEVQKRLHEQLEIQRNLQLRIEEQGRYLQMMIEKQYKPGTDLLKGVSSTNDRPSKELTDAPPNSPPHEALTLEANNSKARGDSTNLAATSSETSRPVAENPDSNDAGMAESPPSKRTKVDE, encoded by the exons ATGCCAAAATTGTCAATGGAAGCAAAACCAGCTTTGTCCATTCAGAGATCAAGTGCAAGCCAACTGGGTACTTTTGGGACGTCAGGTGCTGTGCCGCCTTCATTTCCTTTTCTTCCAACCTCTTTAGAAGGGACATATCCTAAATGTTCCGACTCCCTGCGGGTATCCCTGGAGAGGGAATCCATGCAACATCCTTCATCTGTAGTTTCACCATCGTCTTCCAGTAGTGGAGCAGTTGGTCATATTTTTTCTTCATCCTTGGGATTTTCTACAGATCTCCAATTTTCATCTCAACAACTAGAAGGAAGGCATCCAAGACAACCCCCTTTCATTTCTCAGTCAACCAGTAGTGGGAAATCAGTTATTTTGCCATATTCTGTTGGTTCTGAAGCTCTTCAATCTTCTGCATCAAGTGACTGTAACAATCAAAATAATGAATCCTGGTGTACAGATTCACTGCCTGAGTTTCTTGATTTTCCAGCCACAGTGCAAAGTTGTCCTCTCGATGGTAGTGATAGTGGGATAATTTCTATCCAATCTGAGGATTTCAGCAAGCAAAATGATTGGCAGGATTGGGCTGATCAGATTATCATTGATAATGAAGATTTGACTTCTGATTTGAATGAGCTTCTTGCCGATGCAAATGTTGCAGAGCCAGAGCAAAAG ATGTCCCAAGATTTGATAAATTACTCAATTCATCAGCCCCATGCATCCCAACAGCTCTCAGTAACACCTGGAGAAACTTGTGCCACTGCTGGTCAATCTCCCTCTTCAAATGCTGCTCCAGCGAAACAGCGAATGCGTTGGACTCCAGAACTTCATGAGGCTTTTGTAGAGGCGGTCAACAAGCTTGGTGGAAGTGAAA GAGCTACTCCCAAGGGTGTCCTAAAGCTAATGAGAGTTGAAGGTTTGACCATTTATCATGTAAAAAGCCACCTGCAG AAATACAGAACAGCCAGATATAAACCAGAGTCGGGGGAAG AATCTTCAGAGAAGAAACTTGCCACCATTGAAGAACTGCCCTCTTTGGACTTAAAAAC AGGGATTGAGATCACTGAAGCTTTGCGACTGCAGATGGAAGTTCAAAAACGGCTTCATGAACAACTTGAG ATTCAGAGAAATTTACAGCTACGAATAGAAGAACAGGGGCGATACCTACAGATGATGATCGAGAAGCAGTACAAGCCTGGCACGGACTTGCTCAAGGGGGTTTCATCAACAAATGATAGACCGTCTAAAGAGTTGACAGATGCACCGCCAAATTCTCCTCCCCATGAAGCTTTAACTCTAGAAGCCAATAACAGCAAAGCAAGAGGTGACTCGACTAATTTAGCTGCAACATCCTCAGAAACTTCGCGACCTGTTGCTGAAAATCCCGATTCCAATGATGCTGGCATGGCTGAGTCTCCACCTTCGAAGCGCACAAAGGTGGATGAGTGA
- the LOC140881783 gene encoding protein PHOSPHATE STARVATION RESPONSE 1-like isoform X5: MPKLSMEAKPALSIQRSSASQLGTFGTSDLQFSSQQLEGRHPRQPPFISQSTSSGKSVILPYSVGSEALQSSASSDCNNQNNESWCTDSLPEFLDFPATVQSCPLDGSDSGIISIQSEDFSKQNDWQDWADQIIIDNEDLTSDLNELLADANVAEPEQKVLTQMSQDLINYSIHQPHASQQLSVTPGETCATAGQSPSSNAAPAKQRMRWTPELHEAFVEAVNKLGGSERATPKGVLKLMRVEGLTIYHVKSHLQKYRTARYKPESGEESSEKKLATIEELPSLDLKTGIEITEALRLQMEVQKRLHEQLEIQRNLQLRIEEQGRYLQMMIEKQYKPGTDLLKGVSSTNDRPSKELTDAPPNSPPHEALTLEANNSKARGDSTNLAATSSETSRPVAENPDSNDAGMAESPPSKRTKVDE, translated from the exons ATGCCAAAATTGTCAATGGAAGCAAAACCAGCTTTGTCCATTCAGAGATCAAGTGCAAGCCAACTGGGTACTTTTGGGACGTCAG ATCTCCAATTTTCATCTCAACAACTAGAAGGAAGGCATCCAAGACAACCCCCTTTCATTTCTCAGTCAACCAGTAGTGGGAAATCAGTTATTTTGCCATATTCTGTTGGTTCTGAAGCTCTTCAATCTTCTGCATCAAGTGACTGTAACAATCAAAATAATGAATCCTGGTGTACAGATTCACTGCCTGAGTTTCTTGATTTTCCAGCCACAGTGCAAAGTTGTCCTCTCGATGGTAGTGATAGTGGGATAATTTCTATCCAATCTGAGGATTTCAGCAAGCAAAATGATTGGCAGGATTGGGCTGATCAGATTATCATTGATAATGAAGATTTGACTTCTGATTTGAATGAGCTTCTTGCCGATGCAAATGTTGCAGAGCCAGAGCAAAAG GTTTTGACTCAGATGTCCCAAGATTTGATAAATTACTCAATTCATCAGCCCCATGCATCCCAACAGCTCTCAGTAACACCTGGAGAAACTTGTGCCACTGCTGGTCAATCTCCCTCTTCAAATGCTGCTCCAGCGAAACAGCGAATGCGTTGGACTCCAGAACTTCATGAGGCTTTTGTAGAGGCGGTCAACAAGCTTGGTGGAAGTGAAA GAGCTACTCCCAAGGGTGTCCTAAAGCTAATGAGAGTTGAAGGTTTGACCATTTATCATGTAAAAAGCCACCTGCAG AAATACAGAACAGCCAGATATAAACCAGAGTCGGGGGAAG AATCTTCAGAGAAGAAACTTGCCACCATTGAAGAACTGCCCTCTTTGGACTTAAAAAC AGGGATTGAGATCACTGAAGCTTTGCGACTGCAGATGGAAGTTCAAAAACGGCTTCATGAACAACTTGAG ATTCAGAGAAATTTACAGCTACGAATAGAAGAACAGGGGCGATACCTACAGATGATGATCGAGAAGCAGTACAAGCCTGGCACGGACTTGCTCAAGGGGGTTTCATCAACAAATGATAGACCGTCTAAAGAGTTGACAGATGCACCGCCAAATTCTCCTCCCCATGAAGCTTTAACTCTAGAAGCCAATAACAGCAAAGCAAGAGGTGACTCGACTAATTTAGCTGCAACATCCTCAGAAACTTCGCGACCTGTTGCTGAAAATCCCGATTCCAATGATGCTGGCATGGCTGAGTCTCCACCTTCGAAGCGCACAAAGGTGGATGAGTGA
- the LOC140881783 gene encoding protein PHOSPHATE STARVATION RESPONSE 1-like isoform X1 — protein MPKLSMEAKPALSIQRSSASQLGTFGTSGAVPPSFPFLPTSLEGTYPKCSDSLRVSLERESMQHPSSVVSPSSSSSGAVGHIFSSSLGFSTDLQFSSQQLEGRHPRQPPFISQSTSSGKSVILPYSVGSEALQSSASSDCNNQNNESWCTDSLPEFLDFPATVQSCPLDGSDSGIISIQSEDFSKQNDWQDWADQIIIDNEDLTSDLNELLADANVAEPEQKVLTQMSQDLINYSIHQPHASQQLSVTPGETCATAGQSPSSNAAPAKQRMRWTPELHEAFVEAVNKLGGSERATPKGVLKLMRVEGLTIYHVKSHLQKYRTARYKPESGEESSEKKLATIEELPSLDLKTGIEITEALRLQMEVQKRLHEQLEIQRNLQLRIEEQGRYLQMMIEKQYKPGTDLLKGVSSTNDRPSKELTDAPPNSPPHEALTLEANNSKARGDSTNLAATSSETSRPVAENPDSNDAGMAESPPSKRTKVDE, from the exons ATGCCAAAATTGTCAATGGAAGCAAAACCAGCTTTGTCCATTCAGAGATCAAGTGCAAGCCAACTGGGTACTTTTGGGACGTCAGGTGCTGTGCCGCCTTCATTTCCTTTTCTTCCAACCTCTTTAGAAGGGACATATCCTAAATGTTCCGACTCCCTGCGGGTATCCCTGGAGAGGGAATCCATGCAACATCCTTCATCTGTAGTTTCACCATCGTCTTCCAGTAGTGGAGCAGTTGGTCATATTTTTTCTTCATCCTTGGGATTTTCTACAGATCTCCAATTTTCATCTCAACAACTAGAAGGAAGGCATCCAAGACAACCCCCTTTCATTTCTCAGTCAACCAGTAGTGGGAAATCAGTTATTTTGCCATATTCTGTTGGTTCTGAAGCTCTTCAATCTTCTGCATCAAGTGACTGTAACAATCAAAATAATGAATCCTGGTGTACAGATTCACTGCCTGAGTTTCTTGATTTTCCAGCCACAGTGCAAAGTTGTCCTCTCGATGGTAGTGATAGTGGGATAATTTCTATCCAATCTGAGGATTTCAGCAAGCAAAATGATTGGCAGGATTGGGCTGATCAGATTATCATTGATAATGAAGATTTGACTTCTGATTTGAATGAGCTTCTTGCCGATGCAAATGTTGCAGAGCCAGAGCAAAAG GTTTTGACTCAGATGTCCCAAGATTTGATAAATTACTCAATTCATCAGCCCCATGCATCCCAACAGCTCTCAGTAACACCTGGAGAAACTTGTGCCACTGCTGGTCAATCTCCCTCTTCAAATGCTGCTCCAGCGAAACAGCGAATGCGTTGGACTCCAGAACTTCATGAGGCTTTTGTAGAGGCGGTCAACAAGCTTGGTGGAAGTGAAA GAGCTACTCCCAAGGGTGTCCTAAAGCTAATGAGAGTTGAAGGTTTGACCATTTATCATGTAAAAAGCCACCTGCAG AAATACAGAACAGCCAGATATAAACCAGAGTCGGGGGAAG AATCTTCAGAGAAGAAACTTGCCACCATTGAAGAACTGCCCTCTTTGGACTTAAAAAC AGGGATTGAGATCACTGAAGCTTTGCGACTGCAGATGGAAGTTCAAAAACGGCTTCATGAACAACTTGAG ATTCAGAGAAATTTACAGCTACGAATAGAAGAACAGGGGCGATACCTACAGATGATGATCGAGAAGCAGTACAAGCCTGGCACGGACTTGCTCAAGGGGGTTTCATCAACAAATGATAGACCGTCTAAAGAGTTGACAGATGCACCGCCAAATTCTCCTCCCCATGAAGCTTTAACTCTAGAAGCCAATAACAGCAAAGCAAGAGGTGACTCGACTAATTTAGCTGCAACATCCTCAGAAACTTCGCGACCTGTTGCTGAAAATCCCGATTCCAATGATGCTGGCATGGCTGAGTCTCCACCTTCGAAGCGCACAAAGGTGGATGAGTGA
- the LOC140881783 gene encoding protein PHOSPHATE STARVATION RESPONSE 1-like isoform X3: protein MPKLSMEAKPALSIQRSSASQLGTFGTSGAVPPSFPFLPTSLEGTYPKCSDSLRVSLERESMQHPSSVVSPSSSSSGAVGHIFSSSLGFSTDLQFSSQQLEGRHPRQPPFISQSTSSGKSVILPYSVGSEALQSSASSDCNNQNNESWCTDSLPEFLDFPATVQSCPLDGSDSGIISIQSEDFSKQNDWQDWADQIIIDNEDLTSDLNELLADANVAEPEQKPHASQQLSVTPGETCATAGQSPSSNAAPAKQRMRWTPELHEAFVEAVNKLGGSERATPKGVLKLMRVEGLTIYHVKSHLQKYRTARYKPESGEESSEKKLATIEELPSLDLKTGIEITEALRLQMEVQKRLHEQLEIQRNLQLRIEEQGRYLQMMIEKQYKPGTDLLKGVSSTNDRPSKELTDAPPNSPPHEALTLEANNSKARGDSTNLAATSSETSRPVAENPDSNDAGMAESPPSKRTKVDE, encoded by the exons ATGCCAAAATTGTCAATGGAAGCAAAACCAGCTTTGTCCATTCAGAGATCAAGTGCAAGCCAACTGGGTACTTTTGGGACGTCAGGTGCTGTGCCGCCTTCATTTCCTTTTCTTCCAACCTCTTTAGAAGGGACATATCCTAAATGTTCCGACTCCCTGCGGGTATCCCTGGAGAGGGAATCCATGCAACATCCTTCATCTGTAGTTTCACCATCGTCTTCCAGTAGTGGAGCAGTTGGTCATATTTTTTCTTCATCCTTGGGATTTTCTACAGATCTCCAATTTTCATCTCAACAACTAGAAGGAAGGCATCCAAGACAACCCCCTTTCATTTCTCAGTCAACCAGTAGTGGGAAATCAGTTATTTTGCCATATTCTGTTGGTTCTGAAGCTCTTCAATCTTCTGCATCAAGTGACTGTAACAATCAAAATAATGAATCCTGGTGTACAGATTCACTGCCTGAGTTTCTTGATTTTCCAGCCACAGTGCAAAGTTGTCCTCTCGATGGTAGTGATAGTGGGATAATTTCTATCCAATCTGAGGATTTCAGCAAGCAAAATGATTGGCAGGATTGGGCTGATCAGATTATCATTGATAATGAAGATTTGACTTCTGATTTGAATGAGCTTCTTGCCGATGCAAATGTTGCAGAGCCAGAGCAAAAG CCCCATGCATCCCAACAGCTCTCAGTAACACCTGGAGAAACTTGTGCCACTGCTGGTCAATCTCCCTCTTCAAATGCTGCTCCAGCGAAACAGCGAATGCGTTGGACTCCAGAACTTCATGAGGCTTTTGTAGAGGCGGTCAACAAGCTTGGTGGAAGTGAAA GAGCTACTCCCAAGGGTGTCCTAAAGCTAATGAGAGTTGAAGGTTTGACCATTTATCATGTAAAAAGCCACCTGCAG AAATACAGAACAGCCAGATATAAACCAGAGTCGGGGGAAG AATCTTCAGAGAAGAAACTTGCCACCATTGAAGAACTGCCCTCTTTGGACTTAAAAAC AGGGATTGAGATCACTGAAGCTTTGCGACTGCAGATGGAAGTTCAAAAACGGCTTCATGAACAACTTGAG ATTCAGAGAAATTTACAGCTACGAATAGAAGAACAGGGGCGATACCTACAGATGATGATCGAGAAGCAGTACAAGCCTGGCACGGACTTGCTCAAGGGGGTTTCATCAACAAATGATAGACCGTCTAAAGAGTTGACAGATGCACCGCCAAATTCTCCTCCCCATGAAGCTTTAACTCTAGAAGCCAATAACAGCAAAGCAAGAGGTGACTCGACTAATTTAGCTGCAACATCCTCAGAAACTTCGCGACCTGTTGCTGAAAATCCCGATTCCAATGATGCTGGCATGGCTGAGTCTCCACCTTCGAAGCGCACAAAGGTGGATGAGTGA
- the LOC140881783 gene encoding protein PHOSPHATE STARVATION RESPONSE 1-like isoform X4, producing the protein MPKLSMEAKPALSIQRSSASQLGTFGTSGAVPPSFPFLPTSLEGTYPKCSDSLRVSLERESMQHPSSVVSPSSSSSGAVGHIFSSSLGFSTDLQFSSQQLEGRHPRQPPFISQSTSSGKSVILPYSVGSEALQSSASSDCNNQNNESWCTDSLPEFLDFPATVQSCPLDGSDSGIISIQSEDFSKQNDWQDWADQIIIDNEDLTSDLNELLADANVAEPEQKLSVTPGETCATAGQSPSSNAAPAKQRMRWTPELHEAFVEAVNKLGGSERATPKGVLKLMRVEGLTIYHVKSHLQKYRTARYKPESGEESSEKKLATIEELPSLDLKTGIEITEALRLQMEVQKRLHEQLEIQRNLQLRIEEQGRYLQMMIEKQYKPGTDLLKGVSSTNDRPSKELTDAPPNSPPHEALTLEANNSKARGDSTNLAATSSETSRPVAENPDSNDAGMAESPPSKRTKVDE; encoded by the exons ATGCCAAAATTGTCAATGGAAGCAAAACCAGCTTTGTCCATTCAGAGATCAAGTGCAAGCCAACTGGGTACTTTTGGGACGTCAGGTGCTGTGCCGCCTTCATTTCCTTTTCTTCCAACCTCTTTAGAAGGGACATATCCTAAATGTTCCGACTCCCTGCGGGTATCCCTGGAGAGGGAATCCATGCAACATCCTTCATCTGTAGTTTCACCATCGTCTTCCAGTAGTGGAGCAGTTGGTCATATTTTTTCTTCATCCTTGGGATTTTCTACAGATCTCCAATTTTCATCTCAACAACTAGAAGGAAGGCATCCAAGACAACCCCCTTTCATTTCTCAGTCAACCAGTAGTGGGAAATCAGTTATTTTGCCATATTCTGTTGGTTCTGAAGCTCTTCAATCTTCTGCATCAAGTGACTGTAACAATCAAAATAATGAATCCTGGTGTACAGATTCACTGCCTGAGTTTCTTGATTTTCCAGCCACAGTGCAAAGTTGTCCTCTCGATGGTAGTGATAGTGGGATAATTTCTATCCAATCTGAGGATTTCAGCAAGCAAAATGATTGGCAGGATTGGGCTGATCAGATTATCATTGATAATGAAGATTTGACTTCTGATTTGAATGAGCTTCTTGCCGATGCAAATGTTGCAGAGCCAGAGCAAAAG CTCTCAGTAACACCTGGAGAAACTTGTGCCACTGCTGGTCAATCTCCCTCTTCAAATGCTGCTCCAGCGAAACAGCGAATGCGTTGGACTCCAGAACTTCATGAGGCTTTTGTAGAGGCGGTCAACAAGCTTGGTGGAAGTGAAA GAGCTACTCCCAAGGGTGTCCTAAAGCTAATGAGAGTTGAAGGTTTGACCATTTATCATGTAAAAAGCCACCTGCAG AAATACAGAACAGCCAGATATAAACCAGAGTCGGGGGAAG AATCTTCAGAGAAGAAACTTGCCACCATTGAAGAACTGCCCTCTTTGGACTTAAAAAC AGGGATTGAGATCACTGAAGCTTTGCGACTGCAGATGGAAGTTCAAAAACGGCTTCATGAACAACTTGAG ATTCAGAGAAATTTACAGCTACGAATAGAAGAACAGGGGCGATACCTACAGATGATGATCGAGAAGCAGTACAAGCCTGGCACGGACTTGCTCAAGGGGGTTTCATCAACAAATGATAGACCGTCTAAAGAGTTGACAGATGCACCGCCAAATTCTCCTCCCCATGAAGCTTTAACTCTAGAAGCCAATAACAGCAAAGCAAGAGGTGACTCGACTAATTTAGCTGCAACATCCTCAGAAACTTCGCGACCTGTTGCTGAAAATCCCGATTCCAATGATGCTGGCATGGCTGAGTCTCCACCTTCGAAGCGCACAAAGGTGGATGAGTGA